Proteins encoded by one window of Nocardia goodfellowii:
- a CDS encoding ABC1 kinase family protein, whose translation MAKQVPTSRLARGTKLGAVAASSVLRTQRTRLSMRGRSEAVRAKMAEESMIRTTEQVVMVLGTMKGVAMKLGQMLSVLDMDLVPEAHRERFQKRLAVLRDSAPNVSFEAMKQVIEEDFGRALEEVFAEFDSEAVAAASIGQVYRARLHDGREVAVKVQYPGIDAAVRADLKNLNMFRKVLQSALPWVTPAVLDELRLNMEGELDYHAEAATQLQIAELYAGHPFIVVPRSMPELSSTRVLVSEYLPGKGFEEIRQLPDADRDRVGEIIYRFYVGSLFTFNEFCGDPHPGNVMLADDGRVGFLDFGLFNRMDPEYVKFEAICLRAAAEDRAEDLQRLMIERGVIGSPEEVGPEECLEYVLAASEWCLVDEELTITPDLASGAFLLAVDPRASEFAGMKQQNLPPEHLFSRRADFLTFGMLGQLNCTANWHRIAREWLYDEPAVTELGKVHAEWLAEHPPVTPKKTRAKKAAPKKTTTRARRGPA comes from the coding sequence ATGGCGAAGCAAGTCCCGACTTCCCGGCTTGCTCGTGGCACCAAACTGGGTGCCGTCGCTGCCAGTTCGGTGCTGCGTACCCAGCGCACCCGGCTGTCCATGCGGGGAAGATCCGAGGCCGTGCGCGCGAAGATGGCCGAGGAGTCGATGATCCGCACCACCGAGCAGGTGGTCATGGTGCTGGGCACCATGAAGGGCGTCGCCATGAAGTTGGGCCAGATGCTCTCGGTGCTCGATATGGATTTGGTTCCCGAGGCGCACCGGGAGCGGTTCCAGAAGCGGCTGGCCGTGCTGCGCGACTCGGCGCCGAACGTCTCGTTCGAGGCGATGAAGCAGGTCATCGAGGAGGACTTCGGCCGCGCGCTGGAAGAGGTGTTCGCCGAGTTCGACTCCGAAGCGGTCGCGGCCGCCTCGATCGGGCAGGTGTACCGGGCGCGGCTGCACGACGGCCGCGAGGTGGCGGTCAAGGTGCAGTACCCGGGCATCGACGCCGCCGTGCGCGCGGATCTCAAGAACCTCAACATGTTTCGCAAGGTGTTGCAGTCGGCGTTGCCCTGGGTGACGCCCGCGGTGCTCGACGAACTGCGGTTGAACATGGAGGGCGAACTCGACTATCACGCCGAGGCCGCCACCCAGCTGCAGATCGCCGAGCTCTACGCCGGGCACCCGTTCATCGTGGTGCCGCGATCGATGCCGGAACTGAGCTCGACCCGCGTGCTGGTCAGTGAATACCTGCCGGGCAAGGGCTTCGAGGAGATCCGGCAGCTGCCCGACGCGGACCGGGACCGGGTGGGCGAGATCATCTACCGGTTCTATGTGGGTTCGCTGTTCACCTTCAACGAGTTCTGCGGCGACCCGCATCCCGGCAATGTGATGCTCGCCGACGACGGCCGCGTCGGCTTCCTGGATTTCGGGCTGTTCAACCGGATGGACCCCGAGTATGTGAAGTTCGAGGCGATCTGCCTGCGCGCGGCCGCCGAGGACCGCGCGGAAGACTTGCAGCGGTTGATGATCGAACGCGGCGTGATCGGCTCCCCGGAGGAGGTCGGGCCGGAGGAATGCCTGGAATACGTGCTGGCCGCCTCGGAATGGTGTCTGGTCGACGAGGAACTCACCATCACCCCCGACTTGGCCAGCGGCGCGTTCCTGCTCGCCGTCGACCCGCGCGCCAGCGAATTCGCCGGGATGAAACAGCAGAATCTGCCGCCGGAGCACCTGTTCTCCCGGCGCGCGGACTTTCTCACCTTCGGCATGCTCGGCCAGCTCAACTGCACCGCGAACTGGCATCGCATCGCCCGCGAGTGGCTCTACGACGAGCCGGCCGTCACCGAGCTCGGCAAAGTGCACGCCGAATGGTTGGCCGAGCATCCACCGGTAACCCCGAAGAAGACGCGCGCGAAGAAAGCCGCGCCGAAGAAGACCACCACACGCGCCCGTCGCGGCCCAGCCTGA
- the purU gene encoding formyltetrahydrofolate deformylase: protein MSAADLSDDRRYVLTLGCPDKPGIIAGITSFIAEFGGSIVEAGYHSDTDSGWFFTRQAIKASTVPFDLAELRDRFGGVAADLGPETEWDVLDSGEKRRIVLLVSKDGHCLHDLLGRATSGELPATIEAVIGNHPDLAAMTAAHGIEFHHIDFPKDPAERGPAFEQVRKLVDAHDPHAVVLARFMQVLPAELCEHWAGKAINIHHSFLPSFVGARPYHQAFARGVKLIGATCHYVTAELDAGPIIEQDVSRIDHADDVRDMVRQGRDIERVVLARGLRWHLEGRVLVHGRRTVVFS from the coding sequence ATGAGTGCCGCCGACCTATCCGACGACCGCCGCTACGTGCTGACCCTGGGCTGCCCGGACAAGCCGGGCATCATCGCCGGGATCACCTCGTTCATCGCCGAGTTCGGCGGCTCGATCGTGGAGGCCGGCTACCACTCCGATACCGACAGCGGATGGTTCTTCACCCGCCAGGCGATCAAGGCCTCGACCGTGCCGTTCGATCTCGCCGAACTGCGGGACCGCTTCGGCGGGGTGGCCGCGGACCTCGGTCCGGAAACGGAATGGGACGTACTCGACTCCGGCGAAAAACGCCGCATCGTGCTGCTCGTCAGCAAGGACGGGCACTGCCTGCACGACCTGCTCGGCCGTGCCACCAGCGGTGAACTGCCCGCCACCATCGAAGCCGTTATCGGCAACCACCCAGACCTCGCCGCCATGACCGCGGCGCACGGCATCGAGTTCCATCACATCGATTTCCCGAAGGACCCGGCCGAGCGCGGCCCCGCCTTCGAACAGGTCCGCAAGCTGGTCGACGCGCACGACCCGCACGCCGTCGTGCTGGCCCGCTTCATGCAGGTACTCCCGGCCGAGCTGTGCGAACACTGGGCCGGTAAGGCCATCAACATCCACCACAGCTTCCTGCCCTCGTTCGTCGGCGCTCGCCCCTACCATCAGGCCTTCGCGCGCGGCGTCAAACTCATCGGCGCCACCTGCCATTACGTCACCGCCGAACTGGACGCGGGCCCGATCATCGAACAGGACGTCTCCCGCATCGACCACGCCGACGATGTCCGCGACATGGTCCGCCAAGGCCGCGACATCGAGCGCGTCGTCCTGGCCCGGGGCCTGCGCTGGCATCTGGAGGGCCGGGTCCTCGTGCACGGTCGCCGCACCGTCGTCTTCAGCTGA
- a CDS encoding NAD(P)-dependent alcohol dehydrogenase yields MTSAAAYAIPAPDGAFEKVTIQRRELGPHDVLIDVKFAGICHSDIHTARDEWGGTKYPCVPGHEIAGLVAAVGSAVSKHKVGDRVGVGCMVNSCGRCGPCLADEEQYCANGATMTYNTEVDPSVQPEGYTMGGYSTQVVVTENFVVQIPEGIGLDVAAPLLCAGVTLFSPLRHWNAGPGKKVAIIGMGGLGHVGVKIAAAMGAEVTVLSHSLSKQEDGKRFGAHHYYATSDKQTFKELRNRFDLILNTVSADLPIDSYMRLLNLNGTLVILGLPEKPLAVKPFTIAGYRRSLAGSMIGGIAQTQEMLNFCAEHGIGAEIEVISADEIDNAYDRVVASDVRYRFVIDAATI; encoded by the coding sequence ATGACGAGCGCCGCAGCCTATGCCATCCCCGCGCCGGACGGCGCCTTCGAGAAGGTCACCATTCAGCGACGGGAGCTAGGCCCGCACGACGTACTGATCGACGTCAAGTTCGCGGGTATCTGCCATTCGGATATTCACACCGCACGCGACGAGTGGGGCGGCACCAAGTATCCGTGCGTGCCGGGCCACGAGATCGCGGGCCTGGTCGCGGCCGTCGGCAGCGCGGTGTCCAAGCACAAGGTGGGCGACCGGGTCGGCGTCGGCTGCATGGTGAACTCCTGCGGCCGCTGCGGCCCGTGTCTGGCCGACGAGGAGCAATACTGCGCCAACGGCGCCACCATGACCTACAACACCGAGGTCGATCCGTCGGTGCAGCCGGAGGGCTACACCATGGGCGGCTATTCGACGCAGGTGGTGGTGACCGAGAACTTCGTGGTGCAGATCCCGGAGGGCATCGGTCTGGACGTCGCCGCGCCACTGCTGTGCGCCGGCGTCACGCTGTTCTCGCCGCTGCGGCACTGGAACGCGGGCCCCGGCAAGAAGGTGGCCATCATCGGCATGGGCGGGCTCGGACATGTGGGCGTGAAGATCGCCGCCGCCATGGGCGCGGAGGTCACCGTGCTCAGCCACTCGCTGAGCAAGCAGGAGGACGGCAAGCGCTTCGGCGCGCACCACTACTACGCGACCAGCGACAAGCAGACCTTCAAGGAGCTGCGCAACCGCTTCGACCTGATCCTCAATACGGTGTCCGCGGATCTGCCGATCGACAGCTACATGCGGCTGCTGAACCTCAACGGCACGCTGGTGATCCTCGGCCTGCCCGAAAAGCCGCTGGCGGTGAAGCCTTTCACCATCGCGGGCTACCGGCGGTCGCTGGCGGGCTCGATGATCGGCGGCATCGCGCAGACCCAGGAGATGCTGAACTTCTGCGCCGAGCACGGGATCGGCGCGGAGATCGAGGTCATCTCCGCCGACGAGATCGACAATGCCTACGACCGGGTCGTCGCCAGTGACGTGCGCTACCGCTTCGTCATCGACGCGGCCACCATCTAG
- a CDS encoding DUF445 domain-containing protein translates to MENAPTTLAPAPSVPSVPNGFFVDEESKRRDLFRMKAFATGLLAFATLIYLFCRWLESRGSGGDWVGYVRAASEAGMVGALADWFAVTALFRHPLGLPIPHTAIIRKKKDQLGASLGSFVGTNFLAPEVVSAKVQSAEVSLRIGRWMADPGHAARVAEESSTILRAVVGALRDEDVQQIIDNTIVKRIAEPLWGPPIGRVLAELLADNRQLALLDMLAERAHQWALGSQETIDRIVMRDAPSWAPKFANVLLAEKIYRELVEFTWKVRSDPEHEVRLAANRFLEEFAFDLQHDDAMIKKAERIKAQVMGREEITGMAEATWRAAKRLILESADDPSSTLRRKVAENVQQLGERLRDDDAMRANVDGWLDRGVRYLVQNYAAEITTLVTDTVAKWDAEEASKKIELQVGRDLQFIRINGTVVGALAGLAIYTISQLLFHS, encoded by the coding sequence ATGGAGAACGCGCCAACGACGCTAGCGCCCGCCCCGTCCGTCCCGTCTGTGCCCAATGGTTTCTTCGTCGACGAGGAGAGCAAGCGGCGCGACCTGTTCCGGATGAAGGCGTTCGCGACCGGGCTGCTGGCCTTCGCCACACTGATCTATCTGTTCTGTCGCTGGCTGGAATCACGCGGCTCCGGCGGTGACTGGGTCGGTTACGTGCGGGCCGCGTCCGAGGCGGGCATGGTCGGCGCGCTGGCCGACTGGTTCGCGGTCACCGCGCTGTTCCGGCATCCGCTGGGTCTGCCGATCCCGCACACCGCGATCATCCGGAAGAAGAAAGACCAGCTCGGCGCCAGTCTGGGCAGTTTCGTCGGCACCAATTTCCTTGCTCCCGAAGTGGTTTCGGCGAAGGTGCAATCGGCGGAGGTCTCGCTGCGGATTGGTCGCTGGATGGCGGATCCGGGGCACGCGGCCCGGGTGGCGGAGGAGAGTTCGACGATCCTGCGTGCCGTCGTCGGCGCGCTGCGGGACGAGGACGTGCAGCAGATCATCGACAACACCATCGTCAAGCGGATCGCCGAACCGCTGTGGGGTCCGCCGATCGGCCGGGTGCTGGCCGAGCTGCTGGCCGACAATCGCCAGCTCGCGCTGCTGGACATGCTGGCCGAACGCGCGCACCAATGGGCGCTGGGCAGCCAGGAGACCATCGACCGGATCGTCATGCGCGACGCGCCCTCCTGGGCGCCGAAATTCGCCAATGTCCTGCTGGCTGAGAAGATCTACCGCGAGTTGGTGGAATTCACCTGGAAGGTGCGCTCGGATCCGGAGCACGAGGTGCGGCTGGCGGCGAATCGTTTCCTGGAGGAATTCGCCTTCGACCTGCAGCACGACGACGCCATGATCAAGAAGGCGGAGCGGATCAAGGCGCAGGTGATGGGCCGCGAGGAGATCACCGGCATGGCCGAGGCCACGTGGCGCGCCGCCAAACGGTTGATCCTGGAGTCGGCCGACGATCCGAGCAGTACGCTGCGCCGTAAGGTGGCCGAGAACGTGCAGCAGCTCGGTGAGCGGTTGCGCGATGACGACGCCATGCGCGCGAATGTGGACGGCTGGCTCGATCGCGGCGTGCGCTATCTGGTGCAGAACTACGCCGCCGAGATCACCACCCTGGTCACCGATACCGTGGCCAAGTGGGATGCCGAGGAGGCGAGCAAGAAGATCGAATTGCAGGTCGGGCGTGATCTGCAATTCATTCGGATCAACGGCACGGTGGTCGGCGCGCTCGCCGGGCTCGCTATCTACACGATTTCGCAGTTGCTGTTCCACAGCTGA
- a CDS encoding GNAT family N-acetyltransferase yields the protein MPPADLDPNGDAVAFQDDPEAAARAGGSAPAEPPEVELVARLRADSGWIPTLSLVVVEFDTVIGHVCLTRATVGPYPVLALGPIGVRVEHQGAGAGAALMHAALGAADALDEPLVGLLGSLEYYPQFGFVPAARLGIAPDEPSWASHFQVRALTAYESRISGEFRYAEPFYKL from the coding sequence ATGCCTCCTGCCGACCTCGACCCGAACGGTGACGCGGTCGCGTTCCAGGACGACCCGGAGGCGGCCGCGCGCGCCGGCGGCAGTGCGCCGGCCGAGCCGCCGGAGGTGGAGCTGGTGGCCCGGCTGCGCGCCGATTCCGGCTGGATACCCACGCTGTCGCTGGTCGTCGTCGAGTTCGACACGGTGATCGGACACGTCTGCCTCACCCGCGCCACCGTGGGCCCGTACCCGGTGCTGGCGCTCGGCCCGATCGGCGTGCGCGTCGAACACCAGGGTGCCGGTGCGGGCGCGGCGCTCATGCACGCCGCCCTCGGCGCCGCCGACGCCCTCGACGAACCCTTGGTCGGGCTGCTCGGCAGCCTCGAGTACTACCCGCAATTCGGTTTCGTCCCCGCCGCCCGCCTGGGCATCGCTCCCGACGAACCCAGCTGGGCCTCGCACTTCCAGGTGCGGGCGCTCACCGCCTACGAATCGCGGATCAGCGGCGAATTCCGGTACGCCGAACCGTTTTACAAGCTGTAG
- a CDS encoding S1C family serine protease, whose translation MDEQWRYLSDDVRHPRSDRSGGGGRVLALVVVAILAVTTFLGFRAELPRWAPFAGPEIVDATYTTEPIPTLDTPAVTAAVRPALVHISTSTRPFGLGAAGSGIVLTADGQVLTSHHVVKGADTVTVTDVGNGEVYQAEVLGYDSGADIALLALSGASGLATATIGDSGDVRMRDEVLAIGNAGGIGGQPTAIIGTVTNLDSTIVALNSADLSRKALSGMFEIAAPVSSGQSGGALADRNGTVIGVITAASGDPAQKSADDANGYAVPIDRAMRIVGQIRSGTPTETVHIGPTATLGVIASNAEPSGAGARVEAAIYGMPAHTAGLLEGEIITAVDDRAVTTTQSLHAALNMYRPNETVTLTVSGPRGNRTVHVVLTVGPPN comes from the coding sequence ATGGACGAGCAGTGGCGCTATCTGAGCGATGACGTCCGGCACCCGCGCAGCGACCGGTCGGGCGGTGGCGGGCGGGTGCTGGCCCTGGTAGTGGTCGCGATCCTGGCTGTGACGACCTTTCTCGGTTTCCGCGCCGAACTGCCCCGGTGGGCGCCGTTCGCCGGCCCGGAGATAGTCGACGCCACCTACACCACCGAGCCGATCCCGACCCTGGACACGCCCGCCGTCACCGCCGCCGTGCGCCCCGCCCTGGTGCACATCAGCACCTCCACCCGGCCGTTCGGGCTGGGCGCGGCCGGTTCCGGCATCGTGCTCACCGCCGACGGCCAGGTGCTGACCAGCCATCACGTCGTCAAAGGCGCCGACACGGTCACCGTCACCGATGTCGGCAACGGGGAGGTCTATCAGGCCGAGGTCCTCGGCTACGATTCCGGCGCCGATATCGCCCTGCTCGCGCTGTCCGGGGCGTCCGGCCTAGCCACCGCCACGATCGGCGACTCCGGAGATGTCCGCATGCGGGACGAAGTGCTCGCGATCGGCAACGCGGGCGGGATCGGCGGCCAGCCCACCGCGATCATCGGCACCGTCACCAATCTGGACTCCACTATCGTGGCGCTGAATTCGGCCGATCTGTCCCGAAAAGCCTTGTCCGGCATGTTCGAAATCGCCGCGCCGGTGTCCTCGGGCCAATCCGGCGGCGCGCTCGCCGACCGCAACGGCACCGTCATCGGCGTCATCACCGCCGCGTCCGGCGATCCGGCGCAGAAATCCGCCGACGACGCCAACGGTTACGCGGTGCCGATCGACCGGGCCATGCGTATCGTCGGCCAAATCCGTTCCGGCACACCCACCGAGACCGTGCACATCGGCCCCACCGCCACCCTCGGCGTCATCGCGTCCAACGCCGAACCCAGCGGCGCCGGTGCTCGCGTGGAGGCGGCCATCTACGGGATGCCCGCGCACACCGCCGGACTGCTGGAAGGCGAGATCATCACCGCGGTCGACGATCGCGCCGTCACCACCACCCAATCGCTGCACGCGGCGCTGAACATGTACCGCCCCAACGAGACCGTGACGCTGACGGTCAGCGGCCCGCGCGGGAACCGCACGGTGCACGTCGTGCTGACCGTCGGCCCACCCAACTGA
- the thpR gene encoding RNA 2',3'-cyclic phosphodiesterase codes for MRLFAAVLPPEPVTAELAAVVRELKKLPGAGALRWTGQPGWHFTMAFYGEVDDEVVPELSGRLERSARRTEPFDLALGGGGRFGGRALWVGVTGDVPALRRLAEGTEAAGRKTGIELGETRRYRPHLTLARGSGDTDFAASVAALTDFSGQRWTVGELCLIRSRLPRSGIPGEQPRYETLAKWALS; via the coding sequence GTGCGACTCTTCGCGGCTGTGCTGCCGCCCGAGCCGGTGACGGCCGAACTCGCTGCCGTGGTGCGCGAATTGAAGAAGCTCCCGGGCGCCGGCGCATTGCGATGGACCGGGCAACCCGGCTGGCATTTCACCATGGCGTTCTACGGCGAAGTCGACGACGAGGTGGTGCCGGAGTTGTCGGGACGGCTGGAACGATCGGCGCGACGGACCGAACCGTTCGACTTGGCGCTGGGCGGCGGCGGCCGCTTCGGCGGCCGCGCGTTGTGGGTGGGCGTCACCGGTGACGTGCCCGCATTGCGGCGGCTCGCCGAGGGGACGGAGGCCGCCGGGCGCAAGACGGGGATAGAGCTGGGAGAGACCCGCCGTTATCGGCCGCATCTCACGCTGGCACGCGGCTCCGGCGACACCGATTTCGCGGCTTCGGTCGCCGCGCTGACCGATTTCTCCGGGCAGCGGTGGACCGTCGGCGAGCTCTGCTTGATCCGCAGCCGGCTGCCCAGGTCCGGGATACCGGGGGAGCAGCCGCGCTACGAGACGCTGGCGAAGTGGGCGCTCAGCTGA
- a CDS encoding TetR/AcrR family transcriptional regulator translates to MSTHPGGAAAQPAPADGRKRRWRQHKIDRREELVDGTLAAIRKRGSNAGMDEIAAEIGVSKTVLYRYFSDKNDLVHATMQRFIETTLMPRVYGAINLDAAEYDLVRSALAEYVGTVDEDPEVYRFIMGNGSGDQSSLAEFEKLFAEVVSTVIIDRGRAHGAETEGALLWSYVLVGGIQLATHWWTTDKTMSRDQVIDYLTMMAWSAIEGMMRAGGSPAKFAQMPHVLPEREED, encoded by the coding sequence GTGTCGACCCACCCCGGAGGCGCCGCTGCTCAGCCCGCTCCCGCGGACGGCCGCAAACGCCGCTGGCGCCAGCACAAGATCGACCGCCGCGAGGAACTCGTCGACGGCACCCTGGCCGCCATCCGCAAGCGCGGCAGCAATGCCGGCATGGACGAGATCGCCGCCGAGATCGGCGTCTCCAAAACCGTCCTCTATCGATATTTCTCCGACAAGAACGACCTGGTGCACGCGACCATGCAGCGGTTCATCGAGACCACGCTGATGCCGCGGGTGTACGGCGCGATCAACCTCGATGCCGCGGAATACGATCTGGTCCGCTCGGCGCTGGCCGAGTACGTCGGCACCGTCGACGAGGATCCCGAGGTCTACCGGTTCATCATGGGCAACGGCTCGGGTGACCAATCCTCGCTGGCGGAGTTCGAGAAGCTGTTCGCCGAGGTGGTGTCCACGGTCATCATCGATCGCGGCCGGGCGCACGGCGCCGAGACCGAGGGCGCGCTGCTGTGGTCGTATGTGCTGGTCGGCGGTATCCAGCTGGCCACGCACTGGTGGACCACGGACAAGACGATGTCCCGCGATCAGGTCATCGATTACCTGACGATGATGGCGTGGAGCGCGATCGAGGGCATGATGCGCGCCGGCGGTTCGCCCGCCAAGTTCGCCCAGATGCCGCACGTGCTGCCGGAGCGCGAAGAGGACTGA
- a CDS encoding saccharopine dehydrogenase family protein, translating into MAENREFDLILFGATGFVGKLTAEYLRDAAPVEVRIGLAGRSLDKLTKVRADLGAAAANWGLVVADSGDQDALDAMAARTKVVVTTVGPYLRYGMPLVAACAKAGTHYADLTGEPLFIRDAIDAQHDAAVASGAKIVNSCGFDSIPSDLSVYQLYRATVADNTGELTDTTLIASMKGGFSGGTIDSGRAMMEAIAQDSAKASVMMHPYSLSPDKSMDPDVGRQSDQALERASNIDPSLDGWVSTFIMAAHNTKIVRRTNGLLGWPYGKNFRYREVMNAGKSAAAPLVAAGVAGALVATMAVGSVLSRAEAGRKLLDRVLPKPGTGPSEKARDSGWFTMKTYASTTSGAKYVATFAGKGDPGYKATAVLLGESGLCLALDTGTQPELAGVLTPAAAMGDALTERLRAAGMTIEVQRT; encoded by the coding sequence ATGGCAGAGAACCGGGAATTCGATCTGATCCTTTTCGGCGCGACGGGTTTCGTCGGGAAGCTGACCGCGGAATACCTGCGCGACGCGGCTCCCGTGGAGGTCCGCATCGGACTTGCCGGACGGTCGCTGGACAAGTTGACCAAGGTTCGCGCCGACCTGGGCGCGGCGGCGGCCAACTGGGGTTTGGTCGTGGCCGATTCCGGCGATCAGGACGCGCTCGACGCGATGGCCGCGCGCACCAAGGTCGTGGTCACCACGGTGGGTCCGTACCTGCGCTACGGCATGCCGCTGGTCGCGGCCTGCGCCAAGGCCGGCACGCACTACGCCGACCTCACCGGTGAGCCGCTGTTCATCCGCGACGCGATCGACGCCCAGCACGACGCGGCGGTCGCGAGCGGCGCGAAGATCGTGAATTCCTGTGGCTTCGACTCGATTCCGTCGGATCTGAGCGTCTACCAGCTGTATCGGGCCACGGTCGCGGACAACACCGGCGAGCTGACCGACACCACGCTGATCGCGTCCATGAAGGGCGGCTTCAGCGGCGGCACCATCGATTCCGGGCGCGCCATGATGGAAGCCATCGCGCAGGATTCCGCCAAAGCCTCGGTCATGATGCACCCGTATTCGCTGAGCCCGGACAAGTCGATGGACCCGGACGTGGGCCGCCAGTCCGACCAGGCGCTGGAGCGCGCGAGCAACATCGACCCCAGTCTGGACGGGTGGGTGTCCACCTTCATCATGGCGGCGCACAACACCAAGATCGTGCGGCGCACCAATGGCTTGCTGGGCTGGCCGTACGGCAAGAACTTCCGCTACCGCGAGGTGATGAACGCCGGGAAATCGGCGGCCGCGCCGCTGGTCGCCGCGGGTGTGGCGGGTGCCCTCGTCGCCACCATGGCGGTCGGCTCGGTGCTGTCGCGGGCCGAGGCGGGACGCAAACTGCTGGACCGGGTGTTGCCGAAGCCGGGCACCGGGCCGAGTGAAAAGGCCCGCGACAGTGGGTGGTTCACCATGAAGACCTATGCGAGCACCACCTCCGGCGCGAAGTACGTGGCCACCTTCGCCGGAAAGGGCGACCCGGGCTACAAGGCCACCGCGGTGCTGCTCGGCGAATCCGGATTGTGCTTGGCGCTCGATACCGGCACGCAGCCGGAGCTGGCGGGCGTCCTCACCCCGGCCGCGGCGATGGGCGACGCGCTCACCGAGCGGTTGCGGGCCGCCGGAATGACCATCGAAGTCCAGCGGACCTGA
- the deoC gene encoding deoxyribose-phosphate aldolase — MAEPSALTRADVAAMIDHTLLAPEATTADVAALVAEARELGVLAICVSPAMLPVRAPGLVVATVAGFPSGKHHSLIKGAEARFAVDQGAAEVDMVIDVGAALAGDFNAVLADIITVREATADRAVLKVIIESAALPDEAIVQACRAAEKAGADFVKTSTGFHPAGGASVHAVRLMADTVGGRLGVKASGGIRTAEAAAELIAAGATRLGLSKSRAVLAGFPA, encoded by the coding sequence ATGGCCGAACCCTCCGCACTGACCCGGGCCGATGTGGCCGCGATGATCGATCACACGCTGCTCGCGCCCGAGGCGACCACGGCGGATGTCGCCGCGCTGGTGGCGGAGGCGCGCGAGCTCGGTGTGCTGGCGATCTGCGTCTCGCCGGCCATGTTGCCGGTGCGCGCGCCCGGCCTGGTGGTCGCGACGGTCGCGGGTTTCCCGTCGGGCAAGCATCATTCGCTGATCAAGGGCGCCGAGGCCAGGTTCGCCGTCGACCAGGGCGCCGCCGAGGTGGACATGGTCATCGATGTGGGCGCGGCCCTCGCCGGTGATTTCAACGCGGTCCTCGCCGACATCATCACGGTGCGGGAAGCCACCGCCGACCGGGCCGTGCTGAAGGTGATCATCGAATCGGCGGCCCTGCCCGACGAGGCGATCGTGCAGGCCTGCCGCGCGGCGGAAAAGGCCGGCGCCGATTTCGTCAAGACCTCCACCGGTTTTCATCCCGCCGGCGGCGCCAGTGTGCACGCCGTGCGGCTGATGGCCGACACCGTCGGCGGTCGGCTCGGCGTCAAGGCCAGCGGCGGCATTCGCACGGCCGAGGCCGCCGCGGAGCTGATCGCCGCGGGCGCGACGCGCCTGGGGTTGTCCAAGTCGCGCGCTGTGCTGGCGGGTTTCCCGGCCTGA
- a CDS encoding class I SAM-dependent methyltransferase, with translation MNLARRAMNHPGLAAVYERAWRPAAFYAASGRTMETDRRDAVRQLRLGGSKLVLDIACGPGNFTHYLSNTLSDNGFAVGLDYSEAMLARAVVDNTGPRVGYLRADAARLPFADGTFDAVCCFGALYLIPDPITATREMARVLKPGGRIAISTSYRDDSPFGQVSKVVGGWSGLRVFAADTFPDLFAELGLVDIEQQVHRLLQYVSATRPA, from the coding sequence ATGAATTTGGCCCGTCGCGCCATGAATCATCCTGGTCTGGCCGCTGTCTACGAGCGTGCCTGGCGGCCCGCGGCGTTCTATGCCGCCAGCGGGCGCACGATGGAAACCGATCGGCGGGACGCCGTCCGGCAGTTGCGGCTCGGCGGATCGAAACTCGTGCTCGATATCGCCTGCGGGCCAGGAAATTTCACCCACTACCTGAGTAACACGTTGTCCGACAACGGTTTCGCGGTAGGCCTGGACTATTCCGAGGCCATGCTGGCTCGTGCTGTCGTCGACAACACGGGTCCACGGGTCGGTTATCTGCGCGCCGATGCCGCCCGCTTGCCGTTCGCGGACGGCACGTTCGACGCGGTGTGCTGCTTCGGTGCCCTCTACCTGATCCCGGACCCGATCACCGCCACCCGCGAGATGGCACGGGTGCTCAAGCCCGGCGGCCGAATCGCGATCAGCACTAGCTACCGCGACGACTCGCCGTTCGGGCAGGTCAGCAAGGTCGTCGGCGGCTGGAGCGGGTTGCGCGTCTTCGCCGCGGACACCTTCCCCGACCTGTTCGCCGAACTGGGACTCGTCGACATCGAGCAGCAGGTGCATCGCCTGCTGCAGTACGTCAGCGCGACCCGACCGGCCTAG